From Panthera tigris isolate Pti1 chromosome B4, P.tigris_Pti1_mat1.1, whole genome shotgun sequence:
tgtgtatagaaaTGGCCCACATTATCTGGAGATCAGGCTTCCAACaacttaaatctttaaaaacacaactgtgtaccttaaaaatatatttttctcccctaccaaaaacaatacaaagatgTCAAAAATGATTTCACTCTGCCCAGAGAACTGCAAATActtattaagtgtctgacttttacTTAATCAAGCTTGTTAGAATTATACCGAGCTTATAGCAGGTAACTGGTAAATTAGATGGAGTTAGTGTTAGCAAATGTGGGCACTTATTGCATCAAGAACTGTCAGCTAATagtgaagaaacaaaatagaaaagacagtATTACCAAGTATGGGATTCTGGGACCATTTTGTGTTAGAATTAAGCAACCTGATGTACCTGTATGCCTCATGAGGACAGTGCATAATTTATATCAATAATAATGATTCATCAAGCAAAGGTTAAATTCTCATTGTCTACATTCTACTTAAGAAAGTGGTATATATGTCATACATATATTAGTTTCTATTCAAAATGATTATAAAACATAGAATTATGGTGCTTAAGAGAGAAGCTCTAGccatctgaagaaaagaaaatcactattGTTAACACCTTAATCACAAACATGGATAAAGGGAGcattattcaattttttattttattgagatattgtCTTTATGGTCTTCAGTTAATAGTGGTTCTGAACAACTTTGCTGTATTTTCCCCTACCTCTGGACCTCAGTGACTTTCACCTAATTGTTAGTGatacataaacacatattaaAGTGTGCTAAAGGAAATCCTTCAGTGAATCTCTTGGTAATTTGAATAATTTACCGTATTTGTTAGatttaagcattaaaatattatctgttCTGTGCATGGACCATAGTACATCTGATGATCCTTATACTATGTtctacagtattattttttttctggagtaaATAGCTTAATACCCATTCATGGTCCAttcaaaaatctttcattttttaaatggtagggAGATGTAAATCTTAATCCTTGGAAGTTTTTCAGGCAATAGTCTAAAAAGTGTTCGAAaatcagaataattttctttaatttgctaTCCACTATACATATTTTTAGGGCTCCAAaacaatctaaattttaaaaatagggggtaattattcaaaatatccaaaaattCAATGTAGGGTTTCTTTTActaaagttaaatatacattgCCAAATGGAATTGTTAATGTAATTAAGACATCAGGTGTTAAAAATTCAAGAACCAGGTGCCTGGCTGGcgcagtcagtagagcatgaaacTATTGATctaagggttgtgagttcaagccccacattgggcatggagcctacttaaaaaaaaaaaaaaaaaaaaaattcaggtactTATTTTGTCATGAGTTGGCCTGGTTTATGCCACTGGTAGAGATTACGGTGATGAAGGCAAATTGAACTTTTCTCTAAAACACTATGTCGATCacaattaaaaagcaacaaaaaacacTATATGATGACATATAGTTTGGTTGTGgaccaaacaaaaacataaggtCCTTGCTTCAGAGAGAAAACGGTCAGACAGAACTTTTCAAGTAAATTATATGGGAGATTTTCCCCTCATGGGTGAGAATTCTCTCTCCACTGGCAGAGCTGTGAGCCTCCTTTCTCTGAAAGGAAGCATTTGCCCCTGGTCTCTGATAAATTTTTTAGAGTGTGCCTTTCTCCTTAATTTTGTATTCAACACAATTTTGTATATACCTCTCCTCAACTATTGTGTCTTTTCCAGgcctttatttcttaaaaccatctcaaaggaaaaagaaatgtatatgaTGGGATGATTTTATTAAGTGACTAATAGTCCCTTCTAATAGAAAATTTATGACTTTGTTGCATAGCAGAAAATTGAAAGAATGTGGAGTCAGAAGACAAGTTCTGTTACTTTCCagcttttgtatttttgtctAGGCCTTTTaccattctgagcctcagtttttatAACTGTGAAATATCCTGCATGTTCCAGAGGATTATAGTGAGGtccaaatatgaaatatatgaaagtacTGTAAAATGTAATATTCTCGTTGAAGAATTTAGGTTAAGGTTTGAGattctggggggtggggtagggaaggggacagaaaaaTAACTGCTGCTTCAGAAAAGATAGGCcctaatccattttttttttttttttttttgcttccaaagGTCATTTCTTCATTTGATATGATGATGTACTTTAGTGCTTTGTGCCTGCAAATTTCAAGACACCTTCATCTAAATATCTTCAAGACTTCATGTCATGAAGCACCTGAACAGGTTCACAAGCATATTGACTAATAGCccaaggaaaagaggagaagcaGTTAGGGGAACCTATGAGTGAAGGAAATTCCCCTTTGCAGGAGGCTAGTATACAATAAATAAGGTTATATTTGAATGTAAAACATTAAGTCCTGTAGATTCCATTATGTTTATTTCAGTTGTAAAGCCCTCACTGTATATCGACATTTTTGATCACAGGTATTACCAGAGTATTACAATATAttagttaaaaagaaagccaaagaaagaaatttcaatttTCTGAGGATAAGAAAGTAAACCACTGTGGTTCTAAAGATGAGTCTCTTTATCTCAGAAATCTTTATCAGATACTTTGGGTTTTCATTGCTAAGGGATTACATAAAAATTtaggacttggggcgcctggatggttcagttggtcaggcaactgacttcggctcgggtcatgatctcgcagtttgtgagttcgagccccgcatccggctctgtgctgacagctcagagcctggagcctacttcggattctgtgtctcatcctctctctaccccttccctgctcacgctctgtgtctgtctctcaataatggataaacgctaaaaaaaaaaaaaaattaaaaaaaaatttaggactTAAAGGATTTTAGCCATATTAAGGGCAATGCTTACTTTAATTGCTAAAAATTGACAAATGAGTTCATAATACCATATAAGTTCATGGATTGTAATACTGTAATTATTGAGTCAAAtgatgttatgattttttttaattagccatTTTTCAAAAGAGGTATGTTAATTACTGttgtataaaaagaaatacttgcttgcaactagaatttaaatgggCTACTGGAATTTTCTATAATTTGTATTTACTAAAAGGAATTTGTCTTACCAgttcagaaaacaaatgaatcTTTATACATTCCTTGATATTCtgagttaaaattaattttcacaaaaaagTGGACTTTAAACATTCCCTTTTATGAATCATAAAACAGCAGCTAAAGCACAGTTGACATAAGAAAATTAGTAATTTATGAAAACATGGCAATATCTTCCCTTTAAAATTTCAGCAAAATTAACCTCAAATACACATGGACTCATGATAGGGAGATGATAAATATCAGTTGTCCCATCACTAAATACATTATGTACTGATTATCTTTCCACTCTCACTTAAAAGCATTTATGTTGCTCATTATGAAAATTAGAACTATTACAAGGATTGTTGTGATTCACACTCCCATCTTACCTTATTAATTTTATCCAACAGTCTGTAGACCGTAAGCCATACGatgaaataatcaaaattaaaggAGTAATGAACACATACTGTGTCTTAGACAATAAAAAGGTATATTGAAAAAATAGTGAAAGGGgattattctttaaaaggaaaaaatatgtaaattaagtaCATAGAAATCACTCTGGAGTACTTATTTTGCCTCTAACTATTggtaaactttttaaagtgtttggataggactttttaaagtgtttgaatAGTACTTAAGATTTACATTCCAACTTTGGCTTAAAAGGGAAGTCctttacaaaatgcaaaaaaaaaaaattggaactgtCTCCTTAGAtaatcattaattttttcttgtatAACTTATCACAGCTAGAAAAAGAGAATCAGTATGGGCTTATTTTTTAGGCTTGGAAAATCTTAACTAAGGTAAAAGTGGGTAATAGGggtaaaaattagaatttaaaacatggaaaaacaggagaaaatcactCCTTTTCCTCCAAGGGCATATTTTTGTTTTGACTGATTCAATGAAAGCAATTTCAGCAAAAAATAGTAAGTTTAACTTATTTCAAACAAATGTGaaacaatttaatatttattaaatcaagTGTTTCATATGTTatgctatgtttaaaaaaatgcgtATTTTTAGAGACAAGGTATAAAATCAACTGTTCGTTTGGAAATGAATGTAATCAAACTTctatatatttactgaatattaaaactgaaaaacaaaatattttctaggtaACTTAAAGACAGATGTGAAGCATTTAAACCATAAGTAATTAAGTATGTTAGATATATGTTTAATCGTTACTAAGGGCATGTGTCATTTAATTGTGGACCAAATCCAATTAAATGGCATTTTGATGTTTTTGTGGAAATGACATATTCACAAATCCACGTCTTAAAACTGATTATAGATCTTGTTTGGTTTTCTTAATAGTTTTTAGcagtttaatttatttctgaacaCAAACTTaggtttcttttaataaattttataagtCAATAGaatagattttcttttgaaatcttaaTTTCATTAGAATTGGTTGTGCAACTTACTGAGTATACATGATAGGatgtatatataacatagattttgtacattttttcttaaGGAAGAACAATTTAACCTTTTATGCTTGTGCTTTCTACCTTTTGGGACTAATGCAGATACACTGAAGCCAAAACctgaaattaaatcatttttattgctaaaaattaaTTGACAagtgttaaagagaaaaattcacaATTACTATTAAAGAACTGAAGGCTTAGTATATATAATTTAGGAATTGCTACTACTCACATAACTGTTCAGCTTTATGTGAAGGTTAACAGAAAGGGGTTCTTGCACTAAAGCTAAAGATTAACACgatgtattattttaaactaGAATTTTTAAACCACTCTAAACAATTACATTCTTCTTAGCTAATGTTATAATTGTATCATATCATTTAGGTTCAAGTTCTTCCTTCAAAGAGTCATCAGAATAACATGGATTGAAGAGACTTTCGAACACTTGCCATCTCTTGCTGCTGCTGTTATGTGAAaggaaatattaaacatttaatttttagataaGTGTTATACATATttcagcaaataaaatatttcagtgctTGCATTAATccttattttttctcaatttaaaatataatgacttACAGTTtccatcataatttttttttgcaacataGCCATTTCTTTTCTAAGTTCATTTTGTGCGCCCGTAAGTAGATTATCATGATTCTTTTCCAAGTCCTCCATACTCTAAAACGCAAAAGGCTAGTTCAGTTACCACCACTTTTCATCTCAGATTCTAAACTTGTATAATTAGTATTCAAAAGTAGGATCttcaggggtgcatgggtggctcagtcagttaagtgtccgacttggctcaggtcacaatcttgcagtcagtgggtttgagccctgcatcggcctcttgtgctgacaactcagagcctggagactgcttcagattctatgtctccctcactctctgcccctcccctactcgtgctctctctctctctctctctctctctctctcaaaaataaacattaaaaaaagaattaaagtggtgcctgggttgctgagttggttaagcatcccactcttgatttcggctcaggtcatgatctcacagttcatgagtttgagtaccatgttgggctttgcactggcagcacagagcctgcttgagattctctctccctctctctctgcccctcctctgctcacgctcatactctctctcaacataaataaacttaaaaaaaatttttttaaaggtaggaTCTTTAAGTAATGTGCattatttatctaaataaaaattttctaagtAATAGAAGAAACCAAGACATGCactaaaggaataaaaagcatcaGACATGGATCAAATGTTATTATAGGAGGTACGACAGTAGTGTATTTTACTCAAAATAACAAGTTAATGAGCTATTAAGGTCAAAATAGAAccaaaaaaaataccataatttttaaaatttctaataagcTTTCAAAATATCAGGTAgttatgttattatattattatgactAATAGTGGGGTGTGAATTTATTAGAGGGAATAAAATGATCTATAATATACTTTTTTCAATTTATGAGAAACAAATTATGTTATAAATCTTTACTATTCATCTAACAAACAGTGATCTTAACTCCTACTATCTAAAAAGTACTATATTAAGTGTAtggaaaaatttagaaacaataaTACATGATCACGCTTTTATCACAGTAAGAAGAAACATATAAACAATGCAAAATTTTGTAACAGGAATGGAAATGCAACTTGCTATGGCTATGTAGTAGAAAATATACGATTAATTCCAATTTAGTTGTCAAAAGAATACAATTTCAatagagagaaaaagtaaaagtattttagGGCAAGAGCATAAGCATAATGGAAGTACATAGTGAGTGAGTTCAGAGAAAGCAATTATCTGGAGGAGTGGGAATTACCAGACAAATGTAGTAATTGAAGCATAAAAAGAAGATAACATTATGGGCTGGGGCGGGAGGGAGATCTTGAATACCTAAGAATTGAAAATGAGAAGTTACTGACTTTCAGGAGGGAAAAGATGTTTTAGGAAGATAGTATGACAGACCTATGAAGGGTagtttgaagaacagaaagatcAGTTGAGGTTTAATAGTACAAGCAAAGAATGATGAGGTTGTAAACTAGGATAGTAGCACTGGGAATTGAGAGAAAGAACCACTGCAGAAGCAAAAATTACAGGACCTACTAATAAATGGATGTGAAGAATAAGGGAGATGTAGGAATCAAATATAATACTAAAATTCCTAATCTAAGTGTAACATTTAgtgataagattttaaaaaaatctagtacTTCATCTACCTTCACCAATTAACAAATGGTTTTTAGAGTGCATTAAAGCAAGCTGATtgggatctttttttaaaaaaacgtgtatttatttttgagagagcgcaattgggaggggggcagagagagggggacagaggattcaaagcataCTCCACgatgacagcagggagcccgatgtgggccttgaactcacgaactgaaccatgagatcatgacctaagccaaagtcagaaactcaaccaactgagccaccaaggtgcgcCTGATTGGAAACACTTTTAAGAATAACTTTGGTGTACATACAtattaaacttctttaaaaataattgttttaaactattttactAGTTTATTCAGAGCATCCCAATTCCTTTAAAAGGggtgacattttaacatttgaacAAGATTATCTAAAAGGATCCcccacatcaaaaaaaaaaaaaagtacgtgCAGGATTCCAATGAACTCCTATGAACTGacactaaaaaaatatgtatctgcaTGAATAAGAGGGCAATGCCACAAACCACAATTTGCTAATATGCATATGTGTCAGCTAATTCTCAATCCACAAATTTTTAATCAACTGGCTTTTTCATTCTATTCTATGTCTGAGCCATCTCTTATGATTATAAGATGGCATATAAAGCTATTTTTAGTCACTGTAATAATCCTAAAAGCAAATATACCATAAAGCACATATATAATACAGTAGAAAATAAGATATTCCTCATTTTCAATTGGGTACTTTCTATTTAGCAAATATTAGAGATACAAAGACAAGTAAAAGACTACCTAGAAATAATTAATGGacattctatttttagttaaGATAGAACTATTACTAAAGTTAATAAAGTATGAATTTTATgcataatatttacatttaggCAAAATTCCCAATTCaccatttcctgtttttaataaTCCCCACGATAACATTAGAgtcttgaaatgaaaatatatttaacacttgtaacaaaatggaaagtaagaatttaaaatatgtaagcaaAATTTTTCCCTTAAacttagaaggaaaaaattatcttctatttccaaatataatgttatataagaATGTATTACATAACCAAATACAACAGACCTTTATGAACTGCTCATATAACTGTCTAATTGTTTTCAGTCTCTGGTTCTGAACAATTCTAGATTGTTGAAAAGCCTTTTGTTGCTGTCGAAACAGGTTctacaaatgtaaaagaaaaaaaattataacaatttggataaaatttaaaatttaacaaaaaataattctgcATTAAATTTAAAAGGTATAGTTTTTGAATCAACACtgttttaaggggcacctgggtgactcagtcggttaagcatccgacttcggttcaggtcatgatttcatggcccatgagtttgagccctgcatctcactttatgctgacagctcagaacctggatggaacctgcctcggattctctgtctccctttctctctgcgcccctctctcaaaaataaacattaaaaaaattaatcaacacTGTTTTAACTATTATTACCAAGTTCACCACCATATACAACAATAATGTAATAAACCTAACAGCTATTGAGTAGGAACACTTaacaatacacaaaatatgttttaattcttGGTGCTTTCAGTATCACCCTGGCTAATCCTTccaataattttgatttttcagtttcttggCCTACTTTCCACCAATGGTTTTTTTGTCTCCCATTCTACTTTAGCCATTCATGCACATACTCATACCCTAGATTTTGTAATTGCCAATATCTGCAACCTCTACATAATATTAACAATAGCAAACTTCATAGTAACCATGTGTTAGATACTACTCTGAACTCTTTAAATTCAACTTTCCAGCTACTCTGTCTGTAGCTGGTCATGACTTCAGAAAACCCCACACTTATATGCTGGTAGGTCTCACTTTAAATCATGATCACTGTGATCACTAGCCTAAATTGGTCCTTAACGCTACTTGGAAATTACATTTTCCTAGTCTATTCACTGGCCCACTCTTCAGGAAAGTATTTTATACTGTCTCATTTGACTTCAAAAAGCAACTTCTTTTCTACCATCCAATGACCTTAATTATTTCACGAAATAAATAGAAGTAATCCAAAGAGAACTTTGGTCCCCATCACCATATCTACCTACACAACTACATCTATCTGTGTTCACATACTCTaccttatttcctatttttaaggaTGAACTATACTTGTTCTCTGCTACAGCCAACTTTTTCACATGTCCCAACCATTCTAAAGAATTTAGCAATTGTCCCCCTCTTtcaattccttattttttctcaagattattCTTAGCAGCACACAAACATGTTGCTCTTTCTCCATTCttaaacaaaaaaccacacactATTCCTTTTCTACTCAGGCTACCACCCCATTTCTATCTTTCCTATTCTCTCTTATTCTCATTCCAGTCAACTCTTTGTACTCTCTTTTCTACCAAATCATTCTGATAAAGAACACCAACAACCTCCACATTGCCAAATCCACCCTATGTGGCCTATAAGTAGCATATGACAAAGTTTATCCTCTCTCTTCAAAGGCTTTCTTGACTTCACTTGGAGTCTTTTTTTCTACCTATTAGGCCACTCATTCTCAGTCTCCTTTACTGGTTCTCCCTCATCTTCTTGAACTCTAAACACTGAAGTACCTATTCCAGAGCTCAGTTCTTAGACTTACTTCTCTTTCACATTTACAATTGCTCCCTTGGTGATTTTATCCAATCTCATGGTTAAATGATGTATTTATGTTGAGAATTCCCAACTTTGTAAGTTCAACTCATGTCTCTTTccagaactccagactcatataCCAATGGCCTACTCAACACATCCCCTTGGTTGTTTCGTATTAACATTTCTAAAACTGAGCTGATCAACCAACCCCTAAGATTATTTAATATGAATAGTACCTTAGCTCTTAAATAAGAAATGTgtgataattttataaatgaaagaattaaatacaAGGATAGTTAACAGTTATATATGGGAGGGGCTCACTTCCATCTCCTATAAAGATGGGCATGTAACAACAGTCTAGTCATTAAAAGTAAACCATGTTTTAACCATAATGACTCATTCAGGAATGGGCAAATAATCCAAACTAGATCAATGATATTCCTCCAATGGACTTTTCTTTCTGCAAGTTATTGAGAAAGTCTATTTTAATCCACTGAGGTTACTAAACTTGTAGCAAGTTTACAAATGCAAGAAGCTATCTTGCTTACCACACTGAAACAGCCTATTAAGAGCTGGAGACAGAGCCCAAATGACACTATGTAAACAATCCTTCCTTATACCATCCTGCTATGCCTGAAACCAAACTATTCCTGGACTTCTTTTATATAAACCAATAATGTTTTTTGTACCTTGACAATTTCTGTCACTTGGAACTGCAAGAATCACAACCAATACAGGAACAACAGCTTTTATAAATACGGTGTGTACCCATAATTCTCTGGTTTACCGTTCAGCAGGGCCAAAACACATAGCCAGCATGGGAAGTGAAACCCAGCTGAGTGTTACGGATCTACTACACAGCTAGGCTCTCCATTCCTACTTGACACTTGGTTATAATAGATTAATTATAAAACTAAGTGTGATACTAACAGCTagtttttcttcttgttcctcAGCTTTCTGCACATCTATATCCCACTGATGAAACAAAGCCAGAAATTGCTGAGAATACTCTTGATTAAGCTTCTGCCTGTTAAAACATAAGAATGACTATTATCATATTTCATACCAATagaaaaaacattcaaaacaaaattgaTTTGACATAATTAATACTacaataaaggaaggaaataatggctCCTTAAATTTTCAGatgtgaaaacaaaaagtaaaataatgatttatgCTGATTCtagaagtatttattttcctAACCAGCTGACAGAAAATCCCTCTTGTATGCTTTAGTTCTTAAGATCTATGgaagttttattatatatacaaattttccAGAAAACTTCATTTTATCTCCATgcagtttatttctcattttctccaacTGAATATAGTTTCTGATATGATAAACAGATTCAATGAAGTTACTATGTTTATAAGATTTccaaatagaaatatttcacttaatttttccccattttggtATGACAATGATTTTGTAAACAGTAACATTAAGCCATCAGCTAAAATATACAGATTATTTACAATAAGATTGATCTTTTTCTACATTGTTAAATAAGTAACTATCACAAGACTCATAATTTAGatgacatttactttttattcctttatagtAAAAAAACCtcaatggttatttatttatttatttattttttataaagacgcttaaccgaccgagccacccaggcgccccactcaatggttatttaaatggagaaaaagataaTCATTGATTTCTAGGAAATCATCTCAAGTCTATGAAGGAGTACGGTTATAAGACTAAAGAAAGGACTTAGAGAAAAGTAaagccaaatatattttttactagaaacaccaataaatagaaaatgatagtatttttcataatttgcACCAATGGATACTAAGAAATGATACAAACGTTGTGTCTGTGAAAAACCAACAACCTTACCTTTGTTCTTGTTGGGTTTTCCAAACATGTTCAATTTTCTGGTTACTAGTCTTGAGAGAAGCCTTGGTATACATTTCTAGTCTTTTCCTCTTGGCAAGGAGAGCCTTGTTAATGTCagctttattgaaaataaatacttattaaaactTAATGttgatgaaaattattttgttgcCACATGTTCAAATTAAATAGGGGTACAGTTGGTTCAACAGTTttggaaagacatttaaaattaaatcttaaagtataatattaaaaagcaagactgctttttttctaagaaaacttTCAGCTATTACTATCCCGATTCTGACTTTcctaagtaaattttttaatttagagatgatttaaaaaagctaaacatgaaaaatagataTCTCCTAAAACATACCTCCAAATCTTTCCAGCATATTTTGTACTTCGCCCCTgtgaaattacattaaaaagctTTTAATTAAGGATCAAAATATCACACACCCAGTATTTTACATACAATAGTTGCTGGACAACCAAAGTAGACTTTTCTTAAAGTACTTTATATAACaggcaaaaattattttgagcacATCACCCCATATCTTCAAATATTCCTGCAGAAGTCCTTTTCTTCCCGTGCTTATCAATTACTGGAGTCTTCCCTGCATtgacaataagaaagaaaaatattttcaaaactaagTATGCCATTTTTCATGGTAATTTTTCATGGTGTAGTATCTTAATTTTGAGgccttttaggatttttttgccAATATTACTGTTTAAAGCAGACATATAAACACAGTACTTTCTCTGCAGTTTGGATGCAATTAAATCAGGATCCATGACCATTTTATAGGAACAATTTTGCAAGTCTTCCCATCTTAATGTCATAATAGGCCAGGTttgtacttacttatttttacatattatatgtatttatgccataagtgttatatattttatttaccaaTCAATCAGAAATCTGGAGAATAATGACTGTAAAGGCAAGAGATGCTGTGTAAGCTTTTCTAACTCCAAATGAGAAACATGAAGCACATCaaaatgctttacaaataaagttttattatcgTTTAAAATGTAGTGCATTCAAAACAAGTGAAGTACAGGACATGGTCACTGCCCAACAATATTAGATATACTGTACCTTCAGTGACATCCTCCTCTGAACCACTCAGatcctttttatcttctttctcaaAGTCATAGGCTCTTACGACCTGATCCTCCACTGATGTCTTCCCAGATTTCCCTGTATGCTTTCTTCCAGACGGCACCATATTTAGttgttttctgacttttaaaaaataagtctctCAAACCTTCTGAATCCAAAGACACCATTTAAGTAAACCGGTAAATTTCAAAATTAGCGCTATCAAATAAAGATCATCTTAGGTGAATAACATTTGGGGAGTCTTCTCACTTAATCTGTTGGCCCGAAAGTTAACAAAGAAGATAAAGACAGCGTCGACGGTGAGTTTGCACCTGAGGATTGAGATCTGAATTTTAGTCCCGCTTCTGCCGGATTCTGGCTAAATTCGGGCGAATCTAGTTTGTGCATTTCAGTCACAGAGCGAAATTGTAGTTGTTGACAGGATCGGTCGTGAGCATGCCCCA
This genomic window contains:
- the SYCP3 gene encoding synaptonemal complex protein 3 isoform X2, with protein sequence MVPSGRKHTGKSGKTSVEDQVVRAYDFEKEDKKDLSGSEEDVTEGKTPVIDKHGKKRTSAGIFEDMGGEVQNMLERFGADINKALLAKRKRLEMYTKASLKTSNQKIEHVWKTQQEQRQKLNQEYSQQFLALFHQWDIDVQKAEEQEEKLANLFRQQQKAFQQSRIVQNQRLKTIRQLYEQFIKSMEDLEKNHDNLLTGAQNELRKEMAMLQKKIMMETWNSCSR
- the SYCP3 gene encoding synaptonemal complex protein 3 isoform X1, which encodes MVPSGRKHTGKSGKTSVEDQVVRAYDFEKEDKKDLSGSEEDVTEGKTPVIDKHGKKRTSAGIFEDMGGEVQNMLERFGADINKALLAKRKRLEMYTKASLKTSNQKIEHVWKTQQEQRQKLNQEYSQQFLALFHQWDIDVQKAEEQEEKLANLFRQQQKAFQQSRIVQNQRLKTIRQLYEQFIKSMEDLEKNHDNLLTGAQNELRKEMAMLQKKIMMETQQQEMASVRKSLQSMLF
- the SYCP3 gene encoding synaptonemal complex protein 3 isoform X3, encoding MVPSGRKHTGKSGKTSVEDQVVRAYDFEKEDKKDLSGSEEDVTEGKTPVIDKHGKKRTSAGIFEDMGGEVQNMLERFGADINKALLAKRKRLEMYTKASLKTSNQKIEHVWKTQQEQRQKLNQEYSQQFLALFHQWDIDVQKAEEQEEKLANLFRQQQKAFQQSRIVQNQRLKTIRQLYEQFIKQQQEMASVRKSLQSMLF